Proteins found in one Candidatus Nomurabacteria bacterium genomic segment:
- a CDS encoding AbrB/MazE/SpoVT family DNA-binding domain-containing protein, producing the protein MNMPQLIGSVTVGERGQVVIPSEARESMSINAGDKLLVFKAPVDGVLIIAKPETFEKLLAHLELNLPNKKKS; encoded by the coding sequence ATGAATATGCCGCAATTAATTGGTTCGGTAACTGTTGGTGAGCGTGGGCAGGTAGTAATACCGTCTGAAGCAAGAGAATCGATGTCTATTAATGCAGGTGACAAACTTCTTGTATTTAAGGCGCCAGTGGATGGCGTATTGATAATTGCCAAGCCGGAAACTTTCGAGAAACTACTCGCCCATCTTGAACTAAACTTACCAAACAAGAAAAAGTCGTAA